From a region of the Impatiens glandulifera chromosome 4, dImpGla2.1, whole genome shotgun sequence genome:
- the LOC124934226 gene encoding ATP synthase mitochondrial F1 complex assembly factor 2 has product MASSMIRSSLKSINEFIPKALSLRSRHLCAVANATEQIELEDATFSLFLDNEGKDVSKEKSKSDNIFIKGPKSTSASSSVSMPTSSMTGSIVGKRFYKQVTTRETDDGNGWSVMLDYRTLKTPSKRPLKCPTLALAKAIAAEWEYQEDGIKPFTMPFMKLACTALERVPLTRPKIIENLMKKFHQDLVFCRAPRDALTLDLHDRQAERIDPLLKWVESEFGFKPVVYSSFYGGKQEVGFSKAIEELLKKTDDCELAAIDAIAASAQSLIISIGIFCGRLQIEDAIELIRLEEDMQVKGWGLVEGGHDIDIADLRVQISSATVFLGLSRT; this is encoded by the exons ATGGCTTCTTCAATGATTAGAAGTAGTTTAAAGTCTATTAATGAATTTATACCTAAAGCTCTATCCTTGAGAAGCCGCCACCTATGTGCTGTTGCTAATGCTACTGAACAAATTGAACTGGAGGATGCTACTTTCTCTTTGTTTTTGGACAATGAAGGGAAAGATGTATCTAAGGAGAAGTCCAAGAGTGACAATATCTTCATCAAAGGACCAAAATCTACGTCTGCGTCGTCATCTGTCTCGATGCCTACATCTTCCATGACAGGATCGATTGTGGGAAAGAGATTTTACAAGCAGGTAACAACCAGAGAAACTGATGATGGCAATGGTTGGTCTGTTATGCTTGATTATAGAACATTGAAGACGCCCTCCAAGAGGCCCCTTAAGTGTCCCACTCTTGCACTTGCTAAGGCTATTGCTGCTGAATGGGAGTACCAG GAAGATGGAATTAAACCGTTTACAATGCCTTTCATGAAATTAGCCTGCACGGCATTGGAAAGAGTCCCCCTCACTCGGCCCAAGATCATTGAAAATTTGATGAAGAAGTTTCATCAAGATTTGGTCTTTTGTCGTGCACCCAGAGATGCTTTGACACTTGACCTCCATG ATCGTCAAGCTGAAAGAATTGATCCTTTACTTAAATGGGTGGAATCAGAGTTTGGCTTTAAGCCAGTTGTGTACTCGAGCTTTTATGGTGGGAAACAAGAGGTTGGGTTCTCTAAAGCGATAGAAGAGCTACTTAAGAAGACAGATGACTGTGAATTGGCTGCAATAGATGCTATTGCTGCATCGGCACAATCCTTAATCATATCTATTGGAATCTTTTGTGGAAGATTGCAGATTGAGGACGCTATCGAATTGATTAGACTTGAAGAAGATATGCAG GTGAAAGGATGGGGTCTTGTTGAAGGTGGTCATGATATTGATATTGCTGATCTTCGTGTTCAAATCTCATCTGCTACTGTGTTTCTAGGCCTCTCGAGGACATGA
- the LOC124934475 gene encoding glutaredoxin-C9-like: MMNIQTLPNQFIINDHNHHQESNTSNPTAFETLRHLASGNAVVIFVISGCCMCHVVKQLLFGLGVGPTVVELDRHGSTGREMHALLRHFASEGQQPVPAVFVGGKFLGGIEAVMSCHINGTLVPLLKDAGALWL, translated from the coding sequence ATGATGAACATTCAAACCCTACCAAACCAATTCATCATCAACGACCACAATCATCATCAAGAATCAAACACATCCAATCCGACAGCCTTCGAAACACTCCGACACCTAGCCTCCGGCAACGCCGTCGTCATCTTCGTCATCAGTGGTTGTTGTATGTGCCACGTTGTCAAACAGCTCTTGTTCGGTCTAGGTGTCGGACCGACCGTGGTCGAACTAGACCGTCACGGCTCAACCGGCCGGGAAATGCACGCCCTCCTCCGTCATTTCGCCAGCGAAGGTCAGCAGCCGGTGCCGGCGGTATTCGTCGGCGGGAAGTTTCTCGGCGGAATTGAAGCCGTTATGAGTTGTCATATAAATGGAACTTTGGTACCGTTGCTTAAGGATGCCGGAGCTTTATGGCTTTGA
- the LOC124936564 gene encoding uncharacterized protein LOC124936564 isoform X2 codes for MADFDEQRLSPPSTHDLAPPVDSRSDEPSASALPRFDPSRSIIRRKALIKDLAGVYHAECLTICQELLELQRECEESYGELKVAPPEEENGIRRKGGMMSKRGLKRTR; via the exons ATGGCTGACTTCGATGAACAACGTCTTTCGCCGCCGTCAACTCACGACCTTGCTCCTCCGGTGGATTCACGTTCCGACGAACCTTCTGCATCCGCTCTTCCCAGATTCGATCCTAGCCGAA GTATTATCAGAAGGAAGGCCTTGATAAAAGATTTAGCAGGTGTGTACCATGCAGAATGTCTTACAATCTGTCAAGAACTTCTGGAACTCCAGAGAGAATGTGAAGAG TCGTATGGCGAGTTGAAAGTAGCTCCTCCAGAGGAGGAAAACGGTATAAGGAGGAAAGGGGGGATGATGAGCAAACGCGGTTTAAAAAGAACTCGTTAG
- the LOC124936564 gene encoding uncharacterized protein LOC124936564 isoform X1, whose amino-acid sequence MADFDEQRLSPPSTHDLAPPVDSRSDEPSASALPRFDPSRMIGIIRRKALIKDLAGVYHAECLTICQELLELQRECEESYGELKVAPPEEENGIRRKGGMMSKRGLKRTR is encoded by the exons ATGGCTGACTTCGATGAACAACGTCTTTCGCCGCCGTCAACTCACGACCTTGCTCCTCCGGTGGATTCACGTTCCGACGAACCTTCTGCATCCGCTCTTCCCAGATTCGATCCTAGCCGAA TGATAGGTATTATCAGAAGGAAGGCCTTGATAAAAGATTTAGCAGGTGTGTACCATGCAGAATGTCTTACAATCTGTCAAGAACTTCTGGAACTCCAGAGAGAATGTGAAGAG TCGTATGGCGAGTTGAAAGTAGCTCCTCCAGAGGAGGAAAACGGTATAAGGAGGAAAGGGGGGATGATGAGCAAACGCGGTTTAAAAAGAACTCGTTAG